The following proteins are co-located in the Paenibacillus sp. FSL H8-0079 genome:
- a CDS encoding ABC transporter permease, with the protein MNRVKETLRGLVQPLLAVFIGLLAGAVAILIVGGNVVDTYAEMWKGAFGNFYFFTNTLARSTPIILAGLGVALAFRAGFFNMGAEGQMILGGLSAALTALYLPGPGWFVCIAAIVAGILAGGIWSLFAGWLDARFGMNLLITTLLLNYIAIYFGGYMVSYPFKDRTGSAAMAQTPMIDQSIWLPKLFQGMGLHAGFIIAIVAAILIYWFTHKTVTGYEIRMLGSNPSFATYGGVRRIRMMMLSMVISGGLAGLAGAGEVLGTQYRFLDGSLSSASYAWSGIMATLLARSHPLGTAVAAILLAALQTGAMGMERNTDVPLEVGSVIQAVLTLFVSAQIGYSFLKRRKEKKSNATTV; encoded by the coding sequence ATGAATCGGGTAAAAGAAACACTTCGCGGACTCGTACAGCCGCTGCTTGCCGTATTCATCGGTCTGCTTGCAGGGGCTGTGGCGATTCTGATCGTTGGCGGTAATGTGGTGGATACGTATGCGGAGATGTGGAAAGGGGCCTTCGGCAACTTCTACTTCTTCACCAATACGTTGGCTCGTTCCACACCAATCATCTTGGCAGGACTGGGTGTGGCGCTTGCATTCCGTGCCGGATTTTTCAACATGGGAGCCGAAGGCCAGATGATTCTTGGCGGGCTCAGTGCTGCGCTCACGGCGCTCTATCTGCCAGGGCCAGGCTGGTTCGTGTGTATTGCTGCGATTGTGGCAGGTATTCTTGCTGGGGGAATCTGGTCCCTGTTTGCAGGCTGGCTGGATGCACGCTTCGGTATGAACCTGCTGATCACAACCTTACTACTTAACTATATTGCGATTTATTTTGGCGGATACATGGTCTCTTATCCATTCAAGGATCGTACAGGATCGGCTGCAATGGCACAGACTCCGATGATTGATCAGAGCATCTGGTTGCCGAAGTTGTTCCAGGGTATGGGACTGCATGCAGGCTTCATCATTGCCATTGTAGCGGCTATTCTGATCTACTGGTTCACTCACAAAACGGTGACTGGTTACGAGATTCGCATGCTCGGCAGCAATCCGTCCTTTGCAACCTACGGCGGTGTTCGCCGCATTCGCATGATGATGCTGTCCATGGTCATCAGTGGCGGACTTGCTGGACTCGCAGGTGCAGGGGAAGTGCTCGGTACACAATACCGTTTCCTTGATGGCTCGCTGTCATCAGCAAGTTACGCATGGAGCGGCATTATGGCGACGCTGCTTGCCCGCTCGCATCCGCTCGGTACAGCTGTGGCAGCTATTTTACTGGCTGCGTTACAGACGGGGGCCATGGGTATGGAACGGAACACGGATGTGCCGCTGGAAGTCGGCAGTGTCATCCAGGCGGTATTGACGTTATTTGTATCAGCTCAGATCGGTTATTCATTCCTGAAGCGGAGAAAGGAGAAAAAGTCCAATGCAACAACTGTTTGA
- a CDS encoding heavy metal translocating P-type ATPase, with product MADAPGLKTTLHITGMTCAACSTRVEKGLSRMEGVHQANVNLAIEQATVSYDPKTTNVNALRDKVEALGYGTVSESVDLNITGMTCAACSARIEKGLSRLPGVSQANVNLALETGHIEYAAGALKPSDITAKIKQMGYGAELQLTQEETKSVRERELQRKKWKWMISALLSIPLLWAMVGHFSFTSGIYVPELFMNPWFQLLLATPVQFVIGWQFYVGAYKALRNRSANMDVLVALGTSAAFFYSLYLTLSSGYLPSTTMDHGAMGTSTAAMPSVELYYETSAILITLILLGKWFEAVAKGRSSQAIKSLIELAPREARVIRDGQEVVVPAAYVAVGDLVLVKPGDSIPVDGIVEEGQSSVDESMLSGESLPVDKKPGDAVTGATLNKNGVLRLRATRVGSDTALSQIIKVVEQAQGSKAPIQRIADVISGIFVPIVVGIAALTFLIWYLFASPGDFAGSLEKAIAVLVIACPCALGLATPTSVMAGSGRAAEYGILFKGGEHLESAQQIQTVVLDKTGTVTQGKPVLTDVVTAPNWTESDLLERVGAAEQSSEHPLAEAIVAGIRAKGLELTPTEKFENIPGYGVRASLNGQEILVGTRRLLADAQVNVSEETVQQMNHLEEQGRTAMLVAVDGQWAGIVAVADTIKDTSREAIGRLQAMGIDVIMITGDNERTARAVAEQAGIGKVLAEVLPEGKAVEVKKLQESGLKVAMVGDGINDAPALATADIGMAIGTGTDVAMEAADITLMRGDLNSIADAIEMSRRTMGNIKQNLFWALGYNVIGIPIAAVGFLAPWLAGAAMAFSSVSVVLNALRLQRMKLKRTD from the coding sequence ATGGCAGACGCACCAGGACTAAAGACAACACTGCACATCACGGGTATGACGTGTGCTGCATGTTCCACGCGAGTGGAGAAGGGCTTGTCCCGCATGGAAGGGGTACATCAGGCCAATGTGAACCTTGCCATCGAACAGGCAACCGTATCTTATGATCCGAAGACAACCAACGTGAATGCGTTGCGGGATAAAGTAGAGGCGCTTGGCTACGGTACGGTGTCCGAATCGGTTGATCTGAACATCACGGGTATGACGTGTGCTGCTTGTTCTGCCCGGATCGAAAAAGGTCTTTCCCGACTGCCGGGGGTATCTCAGGCGAATGTGAATCTGGCGCTGGAAACAGGGCATATCGAATATGCCGCTGGCGCACTCAAACCTTCGGATATTACCGCCAAGATCAAGCAGATGGGCTACGGTGCTGAACTGCAATTGACGCAAGAAGAGACCAAATCGGTTCGTGAACGTGAGCTGCAACGCAAAAAGTGGAAATGGATGATATCTGCTTTGTTATCGATTCCGTTGCTGTGGGCAATGGTCGGGCATTTCTCGTTCACATCCGGAATCTATGTCCCAGAGCTGTTCATGAACCCTTGGTTCCAGCTGCTACTGGCCACGCCAGTACAGTTCGTGATTGGGTGGCAGTTCTATGTGGGGGCATACAAAGCACTGCGCAACCGCAGCGCCAATATGGACGTTCTCGTCGCACTGGGTACCAGCGCAGCGTTTTTCTACAGTCTGTATCTGACGCTATCCAGTGGGTACTTACCTTCTACAACCATGGATCATGGGGCAATGGGAACGAGCACAGCCGCCATGCCTTCGGTAGAACTTTATTATGAGACAAGTGCAATTCTAATTACGTTAATTTTACTGGGAAAATGGTTCGAGGCTGTAGCGAAAGGTCGCTCTTCACAGGCAATTAAAAGCTTGATTGAACTGGCTCCACGTGAAGCTCGTGTCATTCGTGATGGACAGGAAGTTGTGGTTCCTGCCGCATATGTTGCAGTGGGTGATCTGGTCCTGGTGAAGCCGGGGGACAGCATCCCGGTGGATGGTATCGTTGAAGAGGGGCAGTCCTCTGTGGATGAATCCATGCTAAGCGGAGAGAGCCTTCCCGTGGATAAAAAACCGGGAGATGCCGTTACAGGTGCTACGCTAAACAAAAACGGGGTATTACGACTGCGTGCGACCCGAGTGGGATCGGACACGGCTTTGTCCCAGATTATCAAAGTAGTCGAGCAAGCTCAGGGTTCCAAAGCACCGATCCAGCGGATTGCTGATGTCATATCAGGTATATTTGTTCCGATTGTCGTGGGTATTGCTGCGCTGACATTCCTGATCTGGTATCTGTTCGCAAGTCCGGGTGACTTCGCCGGTTCCCTTGAAAAAGCGATTGCTGTGCTCGTCATTGCTTGTCCATGTGCACTGGGGCTGGCAACGCCGACCTCCGTCATGGCTGGATCAGGACGTGCGGCTGAATATGGCATTCTGTTCAAAGGCGGTGAACATCTGGAGTCGGCACAACAGATTCAGACTGTGGTGCTCGACAAAACAGGTACAGTAACTCAAGGTAAACCGGTGCTTACGGATGTCGTCACGGCTCCGAATTGGACGGAATCCGATCTGCTTGAGCGAGTAGGAGCGGCCGAACAGAGTTCCGAGCACCCGCTGGCAGAGGCGATTGTTGCAGGTATCCGTGCCAAGGGTCTGGAGCTGACCCCAACAGAGAAGTTCGAGAACATACCGGGATATGGCGTGCGAGCTTCATTAAACGGGCAGGAAATTCTGGTGGGTACGCGGCGGTTACTTGCGGATGCACAGGTGAATGTCTCCGAGGAAACCGTTCAGCAGATGAACCATCTGGAGGAGCAGGGACGTACAGCGATGCTGGTTGCAGTAGACGGTCAGTGGGCAGGCATCGTCGCTGTGGCTGACACCATCAAGGATACCTCTCGCGAAGCCATCGGTCGTCTTCAGGCGATGGGAATCGATGTCATCATGATCACAGGAGACAATGAGCGCACAGCTCGCGCTGTGGCAGAACAGGCAGGCATCGGTAAAGTACTGGCTGAGGTTTTGCCGGAAGGCAAAGCTGTGGAAGTGAAGAAACTTCAGGAGAGTGGTCTGAAAGTCGCGATGGTAGGTGACGGCATTAATGATGCTCCGGCACTCGCTACAGCGGATATTGGAATGGCCATCGGAACAGGAACGGATGTAGCGATGGAAGCGGCGGATATTACCTTGATGCGCGGGGATCTGAACAGCATTGCAGATGCGATTGAGATGAGCCGGCGCACGATGGGTAACATCAAACAAAACCTGTTCTGGGCACTCGGTTACAACGTTATTGGTATTCCTATTGCGGCAGTTGGCTTCTTGGCTCCATGGCTGGCAGGGGCGGCGATGGCATTCAGCTCCGTGTCGGTTGTCCTGAATGCGCTGCGTCTGCAACGCATGAAGTTGAAGAGAACTGACTGA
- a CDS encoding GNAT family N-acetyltransferase: MSTGTINIRKAEIRDYSGVSLLMDELHQMHVEARPDLYRALETRMEEKEFTELLETDKRYLYVAESSETGLILGYGSAQLSIIQDNPLTVDRKMLYIHELVVDTKHRGQGTGKLLIQALIELGRELQADSLELSVSTFNSGAQAFYEQMGLVVRSSRMEYTL, encoded by the coding sequence ATGAGTACGGGTACGATTAACATCAGAAAGGCTGAAATAAGGGACTACTCGGGCGTGTCATTGCTGATGGATGAGCTGCACCAGATGCATGTCGAGGCGCGGCCGGATCTATACAGAGCGTTAGAGACCAGAATGGAGGAAAAGGAGTTCACCGAACTGCTGGAAACGGACAAGCGTTACCTGTATGTTGCCGAGTCTTCGGAAACGGGCTTGATTCTGGGTTACGGGAGTGCGCAGTTAAGTATTATTCAAGATAACCCATTGACGGTGGATCGCAAGATGCTGTACATCCATGAACTTGTAGTTGATACCAAGCATCGGGGTCAAGGGACAGGAAAGCTGTTAATTCAAGCTTTGATTGAACTTGGAAGAGAGCTTCAGGCAGACAGCTTGGAATTATCCGTGTCGACTTTTAACTCTGGCGCGCAGGCCTTCTATGAACAGATGGGTCTGGTCGTCCGTAGCAGCAGGATGGAGTATACCTTGTAA
- a CDS encoding nucleoside phosphorylase encodes MLMPILQIHSEDMPAYAIVCGDPARAEKISRKLEQARELAFSREYRTFVGLYKGVQIAVVSHGVGSPGAAVCFEELIRAGVTTLIRVGTAGSYTAKYPAGSVIVSTAAVRTDGLTRQLVPDGFPAVADIGVTQALIEAAREQGSADTATFAGKVGVGITVTLDAFFAGVEEIPHRKYKQAGALAAEMEIAALYIVSSLRGARAGAIVAIDGFADSDLAAEYDPHTDAVGQAVEREINAALRALAVLARQDQA; translated from the coding sequence ATGTTGATGCCTATTTTGCAAATTCATTCAGAAGACATGCCGGCATATGCCATCGTCTGTGGTGATCCGGCACGTGCGGAGAAGATTTCCCGCAAGCTGGAGCAGGCGAGAGAACTGGCGTTCAGTCGGGAGTATCGCACGTTTGTTGGATTGTATAAAGGGGTACAGATCGCTGTGGTCAGCCATGGTGTAGGTTCACCTGGAGCAGCTGTCTGCTTCGAGGAATTGATTCGGGCGGGTGTAACGACTCTGATTCGTGTAGGTACAGCGGGATCGTATACAGCCAAATATCCGGCAGGTAGTGTGATTGTGAGTACAGCAGCCGTTCGTACAGACGGGTTGACTCGCCAACTGGTGCCGGATGGTTTCCCAGCGGTAGCGGACATTGGGGTGACGCAAGCACTGATCGAGGCTGCTCGTGAGCAGGGGAGCGCGGATACTGCAACGTTTGCAGGCAAAGTGGGTGTTGGTATCACCGTAACGCTGGATGCGTTCTTTGCAGGCGTGGAAGAGATTCCACACCGCAAGTATAAGCAGGCTGGAGCACTTGCGGCCGAGATGGAAATTGCGGCGCTTTACATCGTCAGCAGCTTGCGTGGCGCTCGCGCCGGAGCGATTGTCGCGATCGATGGATTCGCAGACAGCGATCTGGCAGCCGAGTATGATCCGCATACGGATGCGGTTGGACAAGCGGTGGAGCGCGAGATTAATGCAGCTCTGCGTGCGCTAGCGGTGCTTGCTCGTCAGGATCAGGCGTAG
- a CDS encoding ABC transporter ATP-binding protein, whose protein sequence is MLLEMEQITKKYGDFTANRDIRFNLREGEIHALVGENGAGKTTLMRMLYGMEQPTSGTIKVSGSEVSFATPSQAMASGIGMVHQHFMLFPSFTVAENIVIGREPAKAGAFDRKKAAAQVNELGRQYGMPVDPWKKVSECPLGMQQRVEILKVLHQGADIIILDEPSAVLTPLEVKELLANMKSLAKLGKTFVLITHKLQEVMDVADRITVLRDGQVTGTLEAKDTHVEELSRLMVGRELVRMDKQPSVPAEAVLQVEGVNLSGAKDRSALKDIHMKVRKGEVVGIAGISGNGQSELIQVIAGLRKADNGRVLLSGQDTTNWPVRRIREHGLAHIPEDRYMWGAAKDASVRENGLMGHHHRLQSRGIIKAKAARTMVESWIKQFSIKTGSAETKAQFLSGGNLQKLIAAREFAQDTPFLIAAEPTRGVDIGAMETIHAELLRKRSEGAGILLISSELSEILQLSDRIIVMYEGEIAGELRAEEATEEQISLLMAGGKERI, encoded by the coding sequence ATGCTGTTGGAGATGGAGCAGATTACGAAGAAGTACGGCGACTTCACCGCTAACCGGGACATCCGTTTTAATTTGCGTGAGGGAGAGATTCATGCCCTGGTAGGTGAGAACGGAGCCGGTAAAACAACCCTGATGCGCATGCTGTACGGTATGGAACAGCCCACGTCAGGCACGATCAAAGTCAGCGGAAGTGAGGTGAGTTTCGCCACGCCGTCCCAGGCGATGGCCAGTGGCATCGGCATGGTGCACCAGCATTTCATGCTGTTCCCTTCCTTTACGGTGGCGGAGAACATCGTGATCGGACGCGAACCGGCTAAGGCAGGCGCATTTGACCGCAAAAAGGCAGCAGCCCAGGTAAATGAGCTTGGCAGACAATATGGCATGCCGGTTGACCCATGGAAAAAAGTGTCCGAGTGCCCGCTTGGCATGCAGCAGCGTGTTGAAATTCTCAAGGTGCTGCATCAGGGCGCAGACATCATTATATTGGATGAACCTTCGGCGGTACTGACACCACTTGAAGTGAAGGAATTGCTGGCGAATATGAAATCTCTCGCCAAGCTGGGCAAAACCTTTGTACTGATCACGCACAAGCTGCAAGAAGTCATGGATGTAGCCGATCGGATCACGGTTCTTCGGGATGGTCAGGTGACAGGCACGTTGGAAGCCAAAGATACACATGTGGAGGAATTGTCTCGTCTGATGGTTGGTCGTGAACTTGTGCGTATGGACAAGCAGCCATCGGTACCAGCTGAAGCGGTGCTTCAGGTGGAAGGGGTTAATCTGTCCGGAGCGAAGGATCGTTCGGCGCTCAAGGACATCCACATGAAGGTACGAAAAGGCGAGGTCGTGGGTATAGCAGGCATCTCGGGTAACGGCCAGTCGGAACTGATTCAGGTCATTGCCGGACTGCGTAAGGCAGACAATGGTCGTGTCTTGCTCTCAGGGCAGGATACAACCAACTGGCCTGTGCGGCGCATTCGGGAGCATGGACTTGCTCATATCCCGGAAGATCGTTATATGTGGGGAGCGGCCAAGGACGCAAGCGTTCGTGAGAATGGACTGATGGGACATCATCATCGCTTGCAGTCACGTGGCATTATCAAAGCCAAAGCAGCAAGAACGATGGTAGAGAGCTGGATCAAACAGTTTAGCATCAAGACAGGTTCTGCGGAGACCAAAGCACAGTTTCTGTCCGGAGGAAACTTGCAGAAGCTGATTGCAGCCCGTGAATTTGCACAGGATACACCGTTTCTGATTGCGGCCGAACCGACTCGTGGTGTGGATATCGGAGCGATGGAGACGATTCATGCTGAATTGCTGCGCAAACGTAGTGAAGGTGCGGGCATTCTGCTTATCTCATCCGAGTTGTCCGAGATTTTGCAATTATCTGATCGGATTATTGTCATGTATGAAGGCGAAATTGCCGGAGAACTGAGAGCAGAGGAAGCGACTGAGGAACAGATCAGCTTGTTAATGGCAGGAGGGAAAGAGCGGATATGA
- a CDS encoding copper ion binding protein yields the protein MSNVTLSVTGMSCNHCVKSVEEAVKNAGASGQVDLAAGTVAVEYDEQTVNVDQIKAAIEDQGYDVV from the coding sequence ATGTCTAATGTTACGTTGAGCGTTACAGGAATGTCTTGCAATCACTGTGTGAAGTCGGTTGAAGAAGCTGTGAAGAATGCTGGAGCGAGCGGTCAGGTGGATCTGGCAGCGGGAACGGTAGCGGTGGAATATGATGAGCAGACGGTGAACGTGGATCAGATCAAGGCTGCGATTGAAGATCAGGGGTACGATGTAGTCTAA
- a CDS encoding sulfite oxidase-like oxidoreductase — translation MHNKAERLKKSKTPAPKTGNDHGDRLPPGQMLTEKFPILHEGEVPEYDLSTWDLKVFGEVEEEKVFSLAELQAMPQVNTVSDIHCVTRWSKFDTPWEGIRFSDFVKLLGVKPEAKYVMIHADHDYETNVPLEELMHDDVLLAFKYNGEPLTPKHGFPLRMVVPQLYFWKSAKWIRGLEFMTEDRNGFWEVNGFHHFADPFKEQRFSGEDLPIPEDEWTKKEFD, via the coding sequence TTGCATAACAAGGCTGAACGTTTGAAAAAAAGTAAAACCCCGGCACCCAAAACAGGCAACGATCACGGAGATCGTCTGCCGCCGGGACAGATGCTGACGGAGAAGTTCCCGATTCTGCATGAAGGGGAAGTGCCGGAATATGACTTGTCCACGTGGGATCTGAAGGTATTCGGCGAAGTGGAAGAGGAGAAGGTCTTCTCCCTAGCTGAGTTGCAGGCAATGCCTCAGGTGAACACGGTGAGTGATATTCACTGTGTTACCCGTTGGTCGAAATTTGATACGCCGTGGGAAGGTATTCGCTTTTCCGATTTTGTGAAGCTTCTGGGGGTTAAACCGGAAGCGAAATACGTCATGATCCACGCGGATCATGATTATGAGACGAATGTACCACTTGAAGAATTGATGCATGATGATGTATTGCTTGCATTCAAATATAACGGCGAGCCACTGACACCCAAGCATGGTTTTCCGCTGCGTATGGTCGTGCCACAACTCTACTTCTGGAAGAGTGCGAAGTGGATACGTGGTCTGGAGTTTATGACAGAAGACCGTAACGGATTCTGGGAAGTGAATGGTTTCCACCATTTTGCCGATCCGTTCAAGGAACAACGCTTCTCGGGTGAAGATCTGCCGATTCCGGAAGACGAGTGGACGAAGAAGGAGTTTGATTGA
- a CDS encoding ABC transporter permease, translating to MQQLFDAAMFGSTLRIMTPILLAALGGALCSRVGLFNVGLEGLVLIGAFSAIVGNYLFGNVLLAVLFSIIIVMLFSALFAFISINLKANAIVVGISLNFLAAGVTTFALRAIFDVKGAYYDKDMVGLPKWDIPLIKDIPWVGDVISGHSPLVYLGIVLVIALQFYLFKSVSGFRLRSVGENPIAAQSIGIKVRGIQYGAVLMCGVLCALAGAQLSLGQVTMFTEGMTAGRGFIALVATMLGQANPLGVLGSSVLFGFMEALSIRLQGFSLPTHFTLMLPYIVTLVAMFFFKDRTYAQDALKAGGSSR from the coding sequence ATGCAACAACTGTTTGATGCAGCCATGTTTGGCTCAACCTTGCGGATTATGACTCCAATCCTGCTTGCAGCGCTCGGTGGGGCTTTATGTTCTCGTGTAGGTCTGTTCAACGTGGGACTCGAAGGACTGGTGCTGATCGGTGCGTTCTCCGCTATTGTCGGTAATTATCTGTTTGGTAATGTGCTGCTGGCTGTACTGTTCTCGATTATTATTGTGATGTTATTTTCGGCGCTCTTTGCCTTTATAAGTATTAATCTGAAGGCTAACGCCATCGTGGTCGGGATCTCGCTGAACTTTCTGGCTGCGGGGGTGACGACCTTTGCATTGCGTGCGATTTTTGATGTAAAAGGTGCATACTACGATAAAGACATGGTGGGACTTCCCAAGTGGGATATTCCGCTGATCAAGGACATTCCGTGGGTGGGCGATGTAATATCTGGACATAGTCCGCTGGTCTATCTCGGCATTGTACTCGTGATTGCACTGCAATTTTATCTGTTCAAAAGTGTATCCGGCTTCCGTCTGCGCTCGGTCGGTGAGAACCCGATTGCAGCACAGAGCATCGGGATCAAAGTACGCGGCATCCAGTATGGTGCCGTTCTGATGTGCGGCGTGTTGTGTGCTCTGGCTGGGGCACAGTTGTCGCTCGGTCAGGTGACGATGTTTACCGAAGGCATGACCGCTGGGCGTGGTTTTATCGCGCTGGTGGCAACGATGCTTGGACAAGCCAATCCGCTTGGCGTCCTGGGCTCCAGTGTGCTGTTCGGCTTCATGGAAGCATTGAGTATTCGTCTGCAAGGATTTTCCTTGCCAACGCATTTCACGTTGATGCTGCCGTATATTGTAACGCTGGTCGCGATGTTCTTTTTCAAAGACCGTACCTATGCACAGGATGCACTGAAAGCGGGCGGAAGCTCGCGTTAA
- a CDS encoding metal-sensitive transcriptional regulator produces MDHQSHPEEPLQSSVTDSTTEASDIVQEAVSCHTEGSDGKHVRKSHHSQEMKSNLVSRLNRVEGQIRGIKGLIEKDTYCDDVLTQIAAAQSALNSVGKLLLEGHMKSCIVERIQAGEHEVVDELLVTMRKLMK; encoded by the coding sequence ATGGATCATCAGAGCCATCCCGAGGAACCTTTGCAATCCTCCGTAACTGATTCAACAACTGAAGCTTCGGATATAGTTCAAGAAGCGGTATCTTGTCATACCGAAGGCAGTGACGGGAAGCATGTGCGTAAGAGTCACCATTCGCAGGAGATGAAGAGTAACCTGGTTTCTCGTTTGAACCGTGTAGAAGGTCAGATTCGCGGGATCAAGGGATTGATCGAAAAGGATACGTACTGTGATGATGTGCTGACGCAGATTGCGGCGGCTCAGTCTGCTCTGAATTCGGTAGGTAAGCTTCTGCTTGAAGGTCATATGAAGAGCTGTATCGTTGAGCGCATTCAGGCTGGTGAACATGAGGTTGTGGATGAACTGCTGGTTACAATGCGGAAGTTAATGAAGTAA